A window from Populus trichocarpa isolate Nisqually-1 chromosome 3, P.trichocarpa_v4.1, whole genome shotgun sequence encodes these proteins:
- the LOC7493258 gene encoding putative UPF0481 protein At3g02645 — protein MEDVGTSVDDQQSLFDYVRESNEKILTPQVVNLGPLHHGKEELKAMQEHKILYLKDFLEWSEASMEELIKVVEERETRLRNCYAETIDLGSEDFVKMMLLDASFIIVLPFFILEDLLKASSITRYSPAEEEYSVIKLTYKFFEERRDSLMKTGIVEEINSSEVAHFVDFIIKCQKPSESDKTEKELETINVPSITELHQAGVKFRFKPGKSLIDMKFDRGILEMPLLKIDDDTEILFRNLQAFEQCHCVEDYIANYISTINFLVVTPKDVEILDRNGIIENWIHDYEAVTTLLHNISKENALSADDFIFASLVEDLNAYCRRPWNKWKATLKQEYFHTPWAIISLIAAAILLILTTVQTVCSLIQV, from the exons ATGGAGGATGTAGGAACATCGGTTGATGATCAGCAG TCCCTATTCGACTACGTACGTGAGTCGAATGAAAAGATCTTGACACCTCAAGTAGTAAACCTTGGTCCACTTCACCATGGAAAAGAAGAGCTTAAAGCAATGCAGGAGCACAAAATATTGTACTTGAAAGATTTTCTTGAATGGAGCGAGGCAAGCATGGAGGAGTTAATTAAAGttgtagaggagagagagaCAAGATTGCGTAATTGTTACGCAGAAACCATCGATCTTGGTAGTGAAGACTTTGTGAAAATGATGTTACTAGATGCCTCCTTCATCATTGTG CTCCCATTCTTCATTCTTGAGGATTTGCTTAAAGCATCCAGCATAACCAGATATAGCCCTGCTGAAGAGGAATATTCAGTGATTAAGCTTACATACAAGTTCTTCGAAGAGAGACGAGATTCTTTGATGAAAACGGGAATTGTGGAGGAAATCAATTCGTCTGAAGTAGCACATTTTGTTGACTTCATAATAAAATGTCAGAAGCCATCAGAGTCAGATAAAACGGAGAAAGAACTCGAGACCATAAACGTACCAAGTATAACTGAACTCCATCAAGCTGGAGTTAAGTTCAGGTTTAAACCGGGCAAAAGTTTGATCGACATGAAATTCGATAGAGGGATCCTGGAAATGCCACTATTGAAAATAGATGACGACACAGAAATCTTATTCAGGAATCTCCAGGCATTTGAGCAATGCCATTGCGTCGAAGATTATATAGCTAACTATATTTCAACAATCAATTTCCTTGTCGTTACTCCTAAGGATGTGGAAATCCTTGATCGAAATGGAATTATAGAAAACTGGATACATGACTATGAAGCAGTTACGACTCTTCTTCATAATATTTCCAAGGAAAATGCACTCTCCGCGGATGATTTCATCTTCGCTAGTCTCGTTGAAGATCTGAATGCATACTGCAGGAGGCCTTGGAATAAATGGAAGGCAACCTTGAAACAAGAGTATTTCCATACTCCATGGGCCATAATCTCTCTTATTGCAGCCGCGATTCTCCTCATACTCACTACGGTACAAACCGTGTGTTCTCTTATTCAAGTGTAG
- the LOC7493259 gene encoding UPF0481 protein At3g47200 isoform X4 produces MSRHMMNVAGTSIDQMDSSIDIDKLEVSVQGKLRILRLFSNNCSIYRVPKRLRELNEKAYTPQVISIGPLHYGKPELKEMEEHKILYLKEFLDLSEVGVKGFIAAIAERETRLRNCYAETFDKLSKEEFVEMVLLDCSFLIMFLLKRLNTDIRRLNTDRIFYKPWMKEEIKFDLLLLENQLPFFIVEDLFKLSKILPPGTEYSMIMLTHDLFSSSWGSWVPKDISRGNLSEVEHFVDFLRICQQPAEQPKKLETLTAPSVAELRRAGIKFKLGPSINLLHIKFDDNEGTLEIPHFKIFDHTEILFRNLQAFEQCNCGATTYVCNYIIMLSLLVPDAKDVEILVKEGIIENWLNDNDAVSRLFRNLSKEIILDVENFYFSGVVEDLNKYYRKRGHKWKAFLKQKYFRNPWAIISVVAAAVLVIFTIIQAVCSIIQVA; encoded by the coding sequence ATGTCTAGGCACATGATGAACGTTGCTGGAACATCAATAGATCAGATGGATAGTTCGATTGACATTGACAAATTAGAAGTCTCTGTGCAAGGAAAGTTGAGAATCTTGCGTCTTTTCTCCAATAATTGTTCAATATACAGAGTTCCTAAACGATTACGTGAGTTAAATGAAAAGGCTTACACACCTCAAGTGATCTCCATAGGTCCACTTCACTACGGAAAACCAGAGCTCAAAGAAATGGAAGAGCATAAGATACTGTACCTGAAGGAATTTCTTGATTTGAGCGAGGTAGGGGTGAAGGGTTTTATTGCAGCTATTGCCGAGAGAGAGACTAGATTGCGTAATTGTTATGCAGAAACCTTTGATAAACTAAGTAAAGAGGAATTTGTGGAAATGGTGTTGCTGGATTGCTCCTTTCTCATTATGTTCTTACTAAAAAGACTCAACACTGATATCCGACGTCTCAATACTGACCGCATATTCTATAAACCATGgatgaaagaagaaataaagtttgattTGTTGTTGCTTGAAAATCAGCTTCCATTCTTCATTGTTGAGGACTTGTTCAAACTATCCAAAATACTGCCCCCTGGTACGGAATATTCCATGATTATGCTGACTCATGATCTCTTTTCATCTTCATGGGGTTCATGGGTGCCAAAGGACATTTCGCGGGGCAATTTGTCTGAAGTAGAGCATTTTGTTGACTTTCTAAGAATCTGTCAGCAGCCAGCAGAGCAGCCAAAGAAACTTGAAACTCTAACCGCACCTAGTGTAGCGGAGCTCCGTCGGGCTGGAATCAAGTTTAAGTTAGGGCCCAGCATAAACCTACTCCACATAAAATTTGATGATAATGAAGGGACGTTGGAAATTCCACATTTTAAGATATTCGATCATACAGAAATCCTATTTAGAAATCTCCAAGCCTTCGAGCAATGCAATTGCGGTGCCACTACATATGTATGTAACTATATTATCATGCTCTCTTTGCTTGTCCCCGATGCCAAGGATGTGGAAATACTTGTTAAAGAAGGAATTATAGAAAATTGGCTCAATGATAATGATGCAGTTTCACGCCTTTTTCGCAATCTTTCCAAGGAAATTATATTGGACGTCGAAAATTTCTACTTTTCTGGTGTCGTTGAAGATCTGAACAAGTACTACCGAAAGCGGGGACACAAATGGAAGGCTTTCTTGAAACAGAAGTATTTCCGTAATCCATGGGCTATAATCTCTGTTGTAGCAGCTGCTGTTCTAGTCATATTCACTATCATACAGGCAGTGTGTTCGATCATTCAAGTTGCTTGA